The segment AGTGATTACCGGCACATCTGCCGTCGGTCTTGCTTCAAGAACAAGTCTTGAGCCGCCTATAAGATCAAGCCCGAATTTTGTGGGTTTATTGATAATGACAAGGATGCTTGCAACTACCAGCCCGAGAATAAACAGGAAAATTAAATTCTCTTTTTTCATTTACGGTATGTCTCCTCGATAATAGTTTAATTTTAATCCTTTTAATAATAAACCAAAAATCAACTTTCGGGCGGGCTATTTTTTCTATTTTACAGAATAATTATGAAAACGTTAAAATTAATAGTTTTGACAAAAAAAATGATAAACTTATCATTAATTCGAACACTAAATAAAATTATTATTAATTCCAATCCATAAAAAAACATTTATTTTCGGAATTGAATATACTATAATTTTGGCAGCAGTTTTAATTCAAAATAATTTAAAAAACAATAATTATATGTAGACTATTAAAATTGAGGTGAGAATGAGCAATTTTTTAAAAAGTAATGGAAGTTACGTTTCCTCAAAGAGTGGTTTTTTTGACAAGATTACAATCAAAAACAGAGTTAATTTGTTGATTATTTTTGTTGCATTGATTACGTTTTTAACCTGTACGCTGTTGAATTTTTCTCAGATTTATAAGACCACCATACTTTGCAGAGAAAAAGAAGTGGCTGCAATTACTGAAGTTGCTCTAAATTTAATAAAAGAATATAAAGTCAGGGCTGATAATGGAGAATTTTCCGAAAAATCAGCCAAAGAAAGGGCAATACAAAGAATAAATCATCTTAATTATGACGGCAAAAATTATGTATGGATAAATGATTATAATAACGTATTTTTAGCGCATCCTACCAAACAGGGTCAAAATGCTTCAAATCTTGCAGATAAAAACGGTTTGAAATTTATTAGTGAAGCTACAAAAATTGCAATGGAAAAAGGACAGGGAAGCTTGAGATATTTTTGGCCCAGGGCTGGTAGTAAAATATCCGCTGAAAAAATTTCATATATAAGAAATTTCTCGCAGTGGGGCTGGGTTATCGGAACAGGAAGTTATCTTGATGATATTTATATGGAAGCATTAAAAGCATTGAGAGTTTCTGTACTTAT is part of the bacterium genome and harbors:
- a CDS encoding cache domain-containing protein; the encoded protein is MSNFLKSNGSYVSSKSGFFDKITIKNRVNLLIIFVALITFLTCTLLNFSQIYKTTILCREKEVAAITEVALNLIKEYKVRADNGEFSEKSAKERAIQRINHLNYDGKNYVWINDYNNVFLAHPTKQGQNASNLADKNGLKFISEATKIAMEKGQGSLRYFWPRAGSKISAEKISYIRNFSQWGWVIGTGSYLDDIYMEALKALRVSVLINILISIGISLIVMYLTNRTLGRSISDPIENITKISRRLAENDLTVEIPEDKNKTEIGELNRSFKKFVENLSSLIKQVVDSAQDISASSEEMSASSEQTTQGAQQTASSTTQLAQGAQEISRNVEQGAANLNK